In the genome of Falco naumanni isolate bFalNau1 chromosome 5, bFalNau1.pat, whole genome shotgun sequence, the window TGTGGGAGCGTTACTGCAGAGGAGTCAATGCAGTTGTGTAAGTTTTCTTGTATATGCCcatacaaaatgtattttgaaatatatactGTCAGTATAGAtatgcttttcttcctgtccaCCTCCATCACATAAGAAGACCcaacacaataaaaatagtGTGTTCTACACATTTAGCAACCCAGATATCTAAGTAATTGCATGTTCCGGGTCATTTTTCCCACACAGGCCATATTTAATTCTCTGTCTTCCTGTATTAATAAATGCAAGGCTTACACAACTCAGGACTGTTCTAATGCTGTTGtcaatgcaaaaatatttatcacatttcagatgttttaatgCAACTTTCTTCAAGCAATGGACAATACCATAAATAACTTTATTCCCATTGCAGTTACATGGTGGATGCGGCAGACTTAGAGAAAGTAGAAGCTTCAAAGAATGAGCTACACAGTTTGATAGATAAGCCACAATTGCATGGAATTCCAGTAAGTATTTTGATTATTATTCTTATCTGAATGTTGACAGTGTAGCCACAATCCTCATGAATTGGTTCCTCCAGACTCTTGAAAATAGTGGCTTAAATATGATGCAGCCTTGATACGTAGAGTACTCTTACAAAAATTattgtgaaattatttcaggGGACTCAGCATCTTATCAGTACTGCACCGTATGTTTTCTTGTCTAAAGGTCAGcatagattttgaaaaaaatcattttcacaTGTGTTATTACCAGACAGTAATTACTTCCAGTCTGTCCCCTTGTTGACTGGGTTTGAACCAATGACACAGATAATGTTTCTGGCAGTATCTTAACGCACATGAGCTTTGTCTTTCTGAATGTTGGCAGACATTAACATCAAAGAGTGTCCTCTGCTTCCAGAGATTGTGGAGGAGCTTGACTTCTTAGTTTTTCAAACTAAACTGTGTGGAAAAGATGCAAACATGCGTCATTCTCCAATGGGATGTGTCAAAGAATAGtatattttgctgaaattctaGTGAGGAATTATGGAGGTGGAGACTAATGTTATGTAATTAATGTAATCTGCCAATTTAGACCTAGTAGGGATCCACCAGGTTAGCATTGATCTTTGATGCTGACATCACCAGCTAAGAGTTCATAGCTGTGAtcataataaagaaaacaaaggtacATACAAATCAGGAAGAGGTTACCCACAACTTGGTATGCTCTTCTTGGCCCCTTTTTTGTAAGCAAATATTTGGACACTTGACCAGTGCAAGGAATCAAAGTGATCTGAGGATGAGTAGACAGCCAACATGAAATCATTGTGAGAGTAAAGCTCTCACACATCCATTCTTGAAGGAGAATTTTTCAAGGGACtttcaatctttttttataGTTTGCAATTATTGTGGTGGTTTTATATGTTAAGGACATATTGAACAAATCCTACAGAAATCTATATAGCCATGCTGTTCATGGCGTGTGGCATTGTCTGTCCTTTGTACTGtcttcacatcctgttttaCTTTGCACTTCCTTCCTGAAATGATAGCTCTCATATCTTCAGAAGTATTTAATTaagttcctttccttttatatGTTCTAATATCACATTCCAATTGTCCAGTTGATCAGCACGGTAGTTTCCAAGGTacagtaatgtattttttacttaCTTCGATTTCATAGGTAGTAACTAGTATTGAACTTCCTTCAATGTATTGTACTCAGGCTTTGGCATTATAGATTTTAAGGTAGCTTCATTAATCTGAGACTGCAAGTAATGAGTTTTAATGTGTTCCGGATTCGTGGGAAATAATGGGACAGTCTTGAATCAGAATTGTAATGCATTTGGTAAACAATAATGCAGTCATAATTAGAAAAACCTTCCATTGCTTGCTTTATCTTAGAATGTGCTCAACGCATTTATCTGGCCTTAATTTATACTGGAAACCTTAAGTATTGCATAGGAACTCTTTTTAAGTTCCAGCATGTATTCAGTAAATTTTCTGCGTTTCTCAGATTTAATTCCTAATAGCTGCCTTTCTGATTTCTACTGTGGATGCTCAAAGTGGAGCAGGAAGAATCAGTCATTTGGCTGGTGCTTGGGTGATACATGGATTGGATGCGTGGTTATTCAGTATGTCAATGTTAAGAAAAGCAGGGGAGCAAAACTGTAAAGAGTATCCTGTCTGTGTCTTGAGGACCCAGCTGCTACTGCTAGGGCCCTGCTTTTCATTAACATTAGTCTGGTCCTGTGACTTGAATGTCCATTGATGGCTTGAGTGCGCCTGGTGTGTGCTCTCCTCCAGGTTTAGGTTCATGCAGTCTGACACCATCCTATAATGCTATCTGGAATGGAGAGATTCACTGCCAGAGGAGACTTCTGATACTGAATCACCCAGAAATACTTGGATCCAGTTTTCAGAGGGTGTGCATCCAGCATCCGACCCTGACTAGGAGCAGGATTTCCATGATGCTCCCACAGTGATTGGTCATTTTGAGTGTGTCCACTATTGTGTTGTAAATACTTATCTGCAAGATCCAAAATAATGCCCACAaatggttaaagaaaaaaaaaaatttattgctCCTAGATATAACTTGAATATGAATGATTTCTTTCAGGTGTTAGTCCTTGGAAACAAAAGAGACCTCCCAGGTGCACTGGATGAAAAGCAGTTAATTGAGAAATTGTAAGTAGCTGTCCTATGCAAAAAAGCTGAGGCAGTGTGTAAGAGGAAATTGTTGGTAGTCTCTGGCAATAACCAGCTATAACAGATTCCATTTTACGTTCTCAGACACTCCACTTAGAGCTCTGCTAGCAGTTGGAATACTAATCTAGGCTGATAACACTGCAGTAGATTTGAACCTCTCTTGATTATTATTTTGGTTGTGTAAAGTTGTTTCAGATAATCCTGTTTTCCCATCACTGAAGATACAACTGCTATAAATAGTAACAAGCTCACTTTCACTTTTCAGAGTACATTGTAGTGGCAGTTAAATGCTTAAATGGTATTAGAACAGAACCATTTCAAACTACTGTCTCTAAATTTAAgtaattcagatatttttggCATGTATCCAAAGCATATACTTAGGAATTACTGAAACTAACTTAAATTTGTGCATCGTAAGGGTAATTGTAAAGGAAGTgcataattttgtaaaaatggCTAGTGTATTTTGCAGAGTAAGATTCTATGTCTCAAGTTGCATAATTTTAATCAATAGGAAGTGAAGTTTCAGTATACAAGGATGGTCCAAAGGCTGAGCAACTAAACTGGTACTTGGGAAACACAGAAtggctggggttggaagggacagctggaggtcatcttgtccacCCACGTGGTCAAGCAGAGCTGCCTAGAGCTGGTTGCCCTGGTCTGTGTCCAGatagcttttgaatatctccaaggatggagactttGCAACCTCTCTGTGCTAGTTCTTGGTCACCCTCAGAGgtaaaattttttctttatgttcagAGGGGGCCTCCTGTTTTTCAGTTTATGCttattgcctcttgtcctgtcactgagctccatcttctttacagCCTCCCTTCAGATACCTGTAGATGTTAATAAGATCCTCCCTGAACCTTttcttctctaggctaaacagtcccaagctctctcagtctttcctaaCATgtgagatgctccagtccctcaGTGATTTTAGTGGCCTTTCACTAGGCTCTGTCCAGCAGCTTCACATCCTTCTtgtactgggaagcccagaactgaacaTAGCACTCCAGGTATGGCCttagcagtgctgagcagagaggaaggatcacctccctcagctgCCTGGCAACACTCCTCCTAAATCAGCCTGGGACACCATTAACCTTTTTTGCCACGTTGCTAGATGTTCcacttggtgtccaccaggacccccaggtccttctctgcaaagctgctttcccagACAGTCAGCCCCTGGCacgtgctggtgcctggggttgtCCCTCCTCCAgggcaggactttgcacttccctCTGTTGAACTGCAtaaggttcctgtcagcccatttcttcAACCTGTggaggtccctctggatggcagcataACTCTGGATTagcagccactcctcccagttttgtgtcatctgcaCGTGTGCTGAGAGTACGCTGCCCTCTCATTCAGATCCTTGATGAAGATGCTCATCAGGGTTGGACCCAGTATTGATCCCTGGGGTACACTGCTAGTTACTGGTCTCCAAATAGCCCTTGTGCCACTGATTGCTACGTTCTGGGCCCACACATTCAATTTTCAGTTCACCTCACTGTCTACTCATCCAGTCCACCATACTTTCTCAGCTTGTCTATGAGGatatgggagacagtgtcagaagCCTCACTGAAGTCAAGGTACACAATATTCGCTGCTGTCTTCTCACCTACCAAACTGTAGATTTCATTGTAGAAGGTTATCAAGTTGGTCAAGTGTGATTTTCCCTCTGTGAATCCATGTTGAGTACTCTTAAATCACCTTCTTGTCCGTCgtgtgcctggaaatggtttccaagATTAgttgctccatcaccttcccagggatcaaggtgaggctgactgtcatgtagtttcctgggtcttctttcctgctctttctgaagagtgacattttctttcctacactcctcaggcacctctcccaGTCACCAAGATCATTCAAGGTTATCGAGAGTGGCCTCAcaatgacatcagccagctccctcatCACTCGTaggtgcatcccatcagggccTGTGGACTTCTCTGTGTCCAGGTTGCTTATGTATTGTCTGATCTCTTCCATCAAGGGTACAGTTTTGTTGCTCTGGACTTTCCCCCGGGTCTCTGGCGCCTGGGATTTCTGAAGGCTAATCTTGCTGGCAAAGGCAGCGTGCAGTACTTCcgccttttccatgtcctgtgtAACCAGGTCCGCTGTCTCATTGAGCAATGGGCCCACTTTTTCTCTTGTCTTCCATTTGTCACTTATGTACTTGTGGAAGCCCTTGTTGCCTTTGTCATCCCTCGTGAGATCCAGTTTCGGTTGGGCTCTGCATGCTTGGGGGCAGTgtttctgtattcctcccaaggttcctgtccctgcttccaTCTTCTGTATGCTTCGGTTTTGTAATAGGGTTTTGCCAGGAGCTCACTGTTCATCCAGTTATGcctcttggctttttttctagTCTTGTTAGTATAGGCTGCCTTTGAGCTTGGAgatgatccttgaatattaatcAGCTTTCTTGGGCCCTTCTTCACTACAGGGACTTATCCCATGGGACTCCCAATCAGATTCCTGAAAAGGCcaagtctgctctcctgaagtccagggagGTGACTATTTAGTTCTCTTCTTTATTAGAGACTCTTTCCTTCTTGGTGCCTCCGCTCCCCATCTGCTTCAGGAACATAATCTGTTTCCTGCATGTCTGTGTCACttgtgtgaaaataaataaatgaaaaaataacagcGCTCAGAAACTCTGAGGGGGATAGGGAAATTcccagaaagaaacagaagttaatTAAGAATCAGTTTCTTTCCTAAATGCAGAGTCATGGTTTCAGTAGGAATCAGATCTGATTAATCTAAGTATGATATAAACATCCTGAAGATAAATGGTACGATCATTTGAGTACTGTTATTTGACTATAAGAGTTATTGGAGATAAAACCTCTGAATTCTAAGTGAAAAGATTAAAAGGTGAATGCTAAGACGTGGTAGTGTTACTTGGTTGCCtctacaaaatgtttctttcagttcatggatttatgtgtttttattattcACCATTACACTGACTTAATgagaaatttgattttttgtGAAATGACTTATAGTTTAAGAAATCTGGGTTTTTTGTCAGCagtagcatattttaaaaatgtaatagcTGAGGGTAGAATTGAACCCACTgagtaaaaagcagaaaacatgtaatttaatgaaaatttctgttGTCAGCTTTTGTGGAGTTGTAACACTActtattttattgtttgtttctgtaGAAACCTTTCAGCTATTCAAGACAGAGAAATCTGTTGCTATTCTATTTCCTGTAAAGAGAAGGATAACATTGGTAAGCTGCTTCTTCTTACAGCATCATCAGTGTATACTTTGTACTTTGGATCAGATCTTACAAAAACGTTAATGAGTTTCTAACATCTAATTCCAATAGGTAACTGGAAATCtcaatttactttaaaagattttgttgCAAATATTGCATGCAATTATGCTTGTTTTAGAAtagaattatatatattttaaaagtcacttgTAGAATTGCTTTGTTTCATGAGAAGTTAAGAAGTTAATTTCACAGGGGCCTtggaaaagcatatttaaaCCCCAAAGTAATTGAATTCTTTACAAAAACTGtgttacatttttgaaaatagtaACTGGGTATGAAGGCTTTCCAATTACTAGGTGATACTTAAAAAATTTTTGGTAAGTGTTTTGTTCTGTACATGCTTTTACTTTGTGATCAGGCCTTACATGCATGTGGCTGTGTTCCTCAAATTGAGGGACTAGTGCTTTTGTCCTACTGGAGATGGAGAGAGTGTATCCTGAAGTCAGTGAGGACCTGTAAAAGCCCCATAAGGTGTCTTCcatctgcctttgctttttgccctttcctttctctcctttcttctccctttcttctgctttcctgtctctgtcatgttcttccctttccttccctgcgCAGGGTGGGAGAAAGGGGTTGAAGCACaggctgagccagcagcagcagcagcctgggggcaTGCTGCCTCTGTGCCATGCTTCTTCCCTGCACACTGCTAAGCAGTGCTGGACAGGAGGGATATAGCCTGGGTTAAAGCTGCTTTTGAGGAAGCCAGAGTGGTTAGAAAAGCTGGGCAGCTCTGTAGGGCTCAGCTGAAGGAGAGATGGTAGGGGTGGGAATGGGAGGAGAGCCACTTTCTCTCAGCAGCAGGGGAAATTTCCATCCTAGGCAGAGAGGACCAGGTAGGGAGGTGGTGAGGAGACTGCGCTGTCTTTGGACGGGCTTTGGAGAGCTGGGGGAGATTTCGGCTGTGTGCAGGGACGCATTAGGCAATGAGGACTTCTCTTGGAAATGGTGTACGTGATTTGGGTGCGCTGGTGTGAAGGAGACCAGACCCAGGTTTGCTGCAGCTTGGGGTGCAGCAATTATCTCTGAGTGAGGGAGACAGAATGTGTTGTTAGACTGGGGAAGATTGACTTTGGGATATAAGAACTGAGGAAGACAACACGGTCAGGATTATCTGTATAGGTGAAGGGCAGTGAAGGTATTTGAGGTCTTAGAAATTTAGTGCTTGACCCTCATCAAATTGCAAGGCTGCAGTGGAGGGTCTCAGAAGTGTTAGTTGTGACTAGAAACTGGTAAAATCAGCCTAATTTCTGAAAGGATCCTGGAGACAGTAGGCTTTGGTCCTGGTTCATTTATGTAGATGGCCTAGAGGAGAAAAGCATGCACAAAAAGCATTCTGaaatttgcaaatgaaaaacagtaagAATGATCACTAATGCTGACCCGTGTAGATCACTTCCTTGTAGAAGTCCTGGGAGAAGTGATGAAAAAAAGACTCAAATCCTAACTAAGAATCATTCACGTCTTCCAGTGTAACATTGTGCCTAGGAAGGCTAACCTGGTTCCTGAATATTTGCACAAAGGTATAACAAATGGGAGCAGGCTGCATATATCACATGTGTTTGGAACTGTATGGGCATTACTGGAGGACTGTGTGCCATATTTTGAGGAAGACCTTGAGAAACTCAAAAGAGGTTGGACAAGAACCCAGAGAGATCAAAGGactggaaaatataatttataatgaaaagctataatgaaaatatatttagtttATTAAAGTGATGAAACTACTAGGCTGTTAAGGAGAAAACTGGGAGCtgtcttcttcctctgcatttttgATTGATGTCAGTGCAGTTGAATGAGATTATAGTCGTTTTTCAGCGCAAACTGCAGCCTAGCTAACTGGTCTCATCAGGAGGTGTAGGTCTAAGGCTGCCAGTTTCTCTGTCCTGAGAGCCTGTGGAAGATCAGTATATAGATACTAGCTTCGTTTTAGATGCCGTGGGATGCTTTTGTCTTGCGGTCTCAGTGCCTAAGCTGGTCTGCCAGGATATTCATGCAGTGCTATCTTGAATTTAGGACAGATACGGCAACAAATTTAAATTTGAGGACTAGAGCTGTTGCTGCCCCCTGACATCCTTGCTACCTCCGTGACAGATGTTACTGCCTTGAGGCAAAAACATCTAATCCACTCATGAATCAGTTTGTGAACTGCTGCAGTTTTCAACACAATGCATTAGATTGTATCAGGAGGGATAGCAATTTCAGCTATCAAATTTTAGTGCAGTCTTGCATGTCTTTCAGAGACCTTGGGCTCCTGCAACCTACCTAAATGGCTTCTTAATGCTTTGTCAGATGTTtgtccttctctttccttctggtTCTGTATTTCTGCCTTTGTTCTCACACCACATTTCATTCTAGTCTGGATTTTACAGTTGATTTTATGGtcattttaaatctttgtttttCCAACAGTTTTTCATCAGTGGCTTAGAGAACTTGATGTCAGTCATCATATATCAAGAATAGAAAATgcacataatttaaaaacaaacaaaacccaaccaaacaaaaaaaccctatctGGAATTTTAAGTACTGAATTTTTAATTCGGTGTAAATGAGAGCCTGTGGgtgctgtttgggtttttttagtttgtattAACCTGCTCTAGTTCTGTTGCCCTTTTACACTCTGCTGACAGGCTGTtgagtttttcattttgttttatctaTCTTGGCAGACATAACATTACAATGGCTTATTCAGCACTCCAAATCAAGACACTGTTGAAGAAAATTTTTGCTGAAGATAACTCTTTCCCAATCACTTTGATTCCTATCAGCTACACACAATTGAAAAGATAAAGAATGCAACTGTGTACTACCAGGACTCACTTTGGTCATATTTGTTAACAGAAGTAAAACTGAGTTATAGCTTGTCTCTctattttggttcttttttaaaaaactccagGTATTTGTCGGCCTAGGTGAAATTCCTGAACGCCTTAATACaagactgaaagaaatgaatacatttttgGGCTGAAATGTTTGAGTTCATGCATGTGAATTGTCAAATACTTAGTAATTCTTTTCTAATTTGAAACATAATAAACTGCACAGTGGAAACAGATatgactggggttttttttatgtatcATATAATTATTCATACAGAATGTTTTCGCTGCAAATGCCTGTAGTTAAATAACGATCGTCAATTAAAGCCATAATCAAAAGCATATGGATATAATGCAGTTAATCAGAACACTTTCGGATACTTCGATAGGCGAGAAGTTATTTCCAGAGTCGTGTATTTGTAGTTATCTAGTTTTTCTGGTCACTAATATGAATGATTCATATGAATATTCTTTGGGAACTGAAACATAAAACAAACTCTAGACAATCCTGCCCTTCTTTGTTGGGAGAATTAAGCCTGGAATCGCAGTGGactcttttctgtcttaaaCAGAGAATGAAATACAGAGAGAGAGCAGATGAGATCATGTGCATCTTTCCCAACATTATTATCCCCCCAAAAGAATGGATTTCCTAAGCAATTTTATTGTAAATGAGATCATTTTCACAGTGCTTCTGGACTACTGTTTCCATTCCTGAACCCTGTAGAATTTTCAAGTATACAGCCTAATAGAGCTATAGGATTAGTTCTTTTGAAACAGGAACAATTCACTTTAAATTTTGATGCTTTGCTAATGTCTTACAGATTCCGAGTGATTTGTTTAGAAACACTCTGATGGGAATTCTTCTGTGAGTTTGGAAATTCTATTCAATGTGGAAAGTTCATGTCAAGAAATAGTAGATAGACTCAAAAGTTATACAAGATAGGTGCTTAGTGGCCAGATGTTTCAAGGACActtgcagaaggaagagggagaagttCTGGGATGCTGGTCTAAAGATGAGGTAAATCGACTCAATTGCTATAGTATTGTAAAAGGTTATAAGTCGTTTATGTAGTTCTTGCACTTAATAAGTACATGTCTATAAAAACAGTGGCATGCTTTGTCATGTCTGTTTGAGGATGCTTTTAGGCTAGTGGCTCTGATATTTGCAGGGGCTCATTTTTCTATGgttgcatgaaaataatttgactATGTGTCAATATGTGGCTGAGTGGTCACTAAATAAGTAAATAGTGGATGTTCCTGAAATCGGATGTTGGAAATGACCTTCCGAAATCTGACATGTAATCCGTCTAGTGACATTTTGTATGGTGAAAAAACAGCATTGGATGGCTAAGGTGATGGAATTTTG includes:
- the LOC121089167 gene encoding ADP-ribosylation factor-like protein 8B; the encoded protein is MPSSVAVPLGLGACRRSGALAGMLALVARLLDWLRSLFWKEEMELTLVGLQYSGKTTLLTVLASGQFTEDMIPTVGFNMRKITKGNVTIKVWDIGGQPRFRSMWERYCRGVNAVVYMVDAADLEKVEASKNELHSLIDKPQLHGIPVLVLGNKRDLPGALDEKQLIEKLNLSAIQDREICCYSISCKEKDNIDITLQWLIQHSKSRHC